In Halorubrum sp. PV6, a single window of DNA contains:
- a CDS encoding ABC transporter ATP-binding protein, giving the protein MAHTQSLERTESPRDGDGPHVDATGTSADSVLSLSNVTKAFGPETAVEGVSLDVKPGELLTFLGPSGCGKTTTLRTIAGLEEPTEGEITLGDETVSGDGVFVPPEQRDVGIVFQNFALFPHLTVRENIAFGLSDADEAAVSARVDELLDLVSLPEHGEKTPDQLSGGQKQRVALARSLAPEPDVLLLDEPFSNLDVRLRVEMREEVRRILKAAGVTAVSVTHDQEEALSISDRVAVMNDGQIEQVGRPEAVFERPESKFVASFLGRASFLEGELRNGKVETGIGRFDAVTLEGYDTVYDGAPVDVLVRPDDLRATPASPELADGVIVSRQYVGPSFVYRVELDSGDVVHCLHNHVEEFDLDEPVSLELTADHPLAWYPR; this is encoded by the coding sequence ATGGCTCACACGCAATCACTCGAACGGACGGAGTCGCCCCGAGACGGTGACGGACCGCACGTAGACGCGACCGGCACGTCGGCCGACTCCGTGCTGTCGCTTTCGAACGTGACCAAGGCGTTCGGTCCCGAGACCGCCGTCGAGGGCGTCTCGCTCGACGTGAAGCCGGGAGAACTGCTCACGTTCCTCGGCCCCTCGGGCTGCGGGAAGACGACGACGCTCCGGACCATCGCCGGGTTAGAGGAGCCGACCGAGGGCGAGATCACCCTCGGCGACGAGACCGTCTCCGGTGACGGCGTGTTCGTCCCGCCCGAGCAGCGCGACGTGGGGATCGTCTTCCAGAACTTCGCGCTGTTCCCGCATCTCACCGTCAGAGAGAACATCGCGTTCGGGCTCTCGGACGCCGACGAGGCGGCCGTCTCGGCCCGCGTCGACGAACTGCTCGACCTCGTGAGCCTCCCCGAACACGGCGAGAAGACCCCGGACCAGCTCTCCGGCGGGCAGAAACAGCGCGTCGCGCTCGCCCGGTCGCTCGCGCCCGAGCCCGACGTGCTCCTCTTAGACGAGCCGTTCTCGAACCTCGACGTGCGGCTCCGCGTCGAGATGCGCGAGGAGGTCCGGCGCATCCTGAAGGCGGCCGGCGTCACCGCCGTGAGCGTCACCCACGACCAAGAGGAGGCGCTCTCCATCTCCGACCGCGTCGCCGTGATGAACGACGGCCAGATCGAGCAGGTCGGGCGCCCCGAGGCCGTCTTCGAGCGCCCCGAATCGAAGTTCGTCGCCTCCTTCCTCGGGCGCGCGTCGTTCCTCGAAGGGGAGCTCCGCAACGGGAAAGTCGAGACCGGCATCGGTCGGTTCGACGCCGTCACGCTGGAGGGGTACGACACCGTCTACGACGGCGCGCCCGTCGACGTCTTGGTGCGCCCCGACGACCTCCGGGCGACGCCCGCGAGCCCCGAGTTGGCCGACGGCGTCATCGTCTCGCGGCAGTACGTCGGCCCCTCGTTCGTCTACCGGGTCGAACTCGACTCCGGCGACGTGGTCCACTGTCTCCACAACCACGTGGAGGAGTTCGACCTCGACGAGCCTGTGAGCCTGGAGCTCACCGCCGACCACCCGCTCGCGTGGTACCCGCGCTGA
- a CDS encoding type II toxin-antitoxin system RelE/ParE family toxin has translation MTRRDDWTWEFRPPAARAFEGLDTQIQQRLVSKLDDIVTDEWRDPPEYIEPLSGVPHGKIRIGDYRLGAAADRNRGVMVIYDIEHRSGAYHPGDD, from the coding sequence ATGACGAGGCGTGACGACTGGACGTGGGAGTTCCGGCCGCCCGCTGCGCGGGCGTTCGAGGGGCTCGACACGCAGATACAACAGCGTCTCGTCTCGAAGCTCGACGACATCGTGACCGACGAGTGGCGGGATCCACCCGAATATATCGAACCGCTCTCAGGCGTCCCGCACGGTAAGATCCGCATCGGTGACTATCGGTTGGGTGCCGCTGCGGATCGCAATCGAGGGGTCATGGTGATCTACGACATCGAGCATCGCTCGGGCGCGTACCATCCGGGTGACGACTGA
- a CDS encoding ribbon-helix-helix domain-containing protein — translation MAETGTNDAGVDDPETTTINVRVTERQLAEIDAVWKEEGYTSRSEFLRHAIRDATDHPGASRSMLASIAAEEYSMRKSESEAISRAEVLEMIDDEA, via the coding sequence ATGGCTGAGACGGGTACAAACGACGCTGGCGTCGACGACCCTGAAACAACGACGATCAACGTCCGCGTTACCGAGCGCCAGCTGGCGGAAATCGACGCAGTCTGGAAGGAGGAGGGATACACGTCGCGGAGCGAGTTCCTTCGGCATGCGATCCGAGACGCGACGGACCACCCCGGCGCATCTCGCAGTATGCTGGCGAGCATCGCGGCCGAGGAGTACTCGATGCGGAAGAGCGAGAGCGAGGCCATCTCTCGCGCCGAGGTCCTCGAGATGATCGATGACGAGGCGTGA
- the purL gene encoding phosphoribosylformylglycinamidine synthase subunit PurL, with protein sequence MSLSDPDHELVVGELGREPTAAEAALFENLWSEHCAYRSSRPLLSAFKSEGDQVVVGPGDDAAVLALPEPDAADVPAADRSADDYGDQYVTFGVESHNHPSFVDPFDGAATGVGGIVRDTMSMGAYPIALLDSLYFGGFDRERSRYLFEGVVEGISHYGNCIGVPTVGGSVAFHDGYEGNPLVNVACVGLTNEDRLVTATAQEPGNKLLLVGNGTGRDGLGGASFASEDLAEDAETEDRPAVQVGDPYAEKRLIECNEALVDENLVLSARDLGAAGLGGASSELVAKGGLGARIDLDSVHQREPKMNAMEILLAESQERMCYEVAPEDVARVEALADRFDLGCSVIGDVTDGNYVCEFAGDGDAESEVVVDVDAEYLADGAPMNDLPSETPTQAERDLPEPEPPLDEAVEAVVAAPSTASKRWVYRQYDHEVGVRTAMKPGDDAAIMAIRETADSDAAGLDADAQGVGLALSSGANPKWTESAPYEGARAVALENATNLAAKGAVPLAAVDCLNGGNPEKPDVYGGFKGIVDGLADACDALDTPVVGGNVSLYNDSVEGPIPPTPTLALIGTRKGYDAPRAALDADAAGDSELLVVGEGGADRGALGGSEYLEHAGGTDRFPTLPDAEGERLADRVASLAAVARHESTLATHDVSDGGLAVALAELVTDEAGADVRLPDRIAAFEETPGRLVVQTTDPEAVADCAGELPVFTLGEVTADGTLSLSVGDETVAIDADAIRERRGVIERELA encoded by the coding sequence ATGAGTCTGTCCGATCCGGACCACGAGCTCGTCGTCGGGGAGCTCGGCCGGGAGCCGACGGCGGCCGAGGCCGCGCTGTTCGAGAACCTCTGGAGCGAACACTGCGCGTACCGCTCCTCGCGACCCCTGCTGTCGGCATTTAAAAGCGAGGGCGACCAGGTCGTCGTCGGCCCCGGTGACGACGCGGCAGTCCTCGCCCTCCCCGAACCGGACGCCGCCGACGTGCCCGCGGCCGACCGCTCGGCCGACGACTACGGCGACCAGTACGTCACCTTCGGCGTCGAGAGCCACAACCACCCCTCCTTCGTCGACCCGTTCGACGGCGCGGCGACCGGCGTCGGCGGCATCGTTCGCGACACCATGTCGATGGGGGCGTACCCCATCGCCTTGCTCGACTCGCTGTACTTCGGCGGCTTCGACCGCGAGCGTTCCCGCTACCTCTTCGAGGGCGTCGTCGAGGGCATCTCGCACTACGGCAACTGCATCGGCGTGCCGACCGTCGGCGGCAGCGTCGCCTTCCACGACGGCTACGAGGGGAACCCCCTCGTCAACGTCGCCTGCGTCGGTCTCACGAACGAGGATCGGCTGGTGACCGCGACCGCACAGGAGCCGGGCAACAAACTCCTCCTCGTCGGCAACGGCACCGGCCGGGACGGGCTCGGCGGCGCGTCGTTCGCGAGCGAGGACCTCGCCGAGGACGCCGAGACGGAAGACCGGCCCGCGGTGCAGGTGGGCGACCCCTACGCCGAAAAGCGCCTGATCGAGTGCAACGAGGCCTTGGTCGACGAGAACCTCGTGCTGTCGGCCCGCGACCTCGGCGCGGCCGGGCTCGGCGGCGCCTCCTCCGAACTCGTCGCGAAGGGCGGGCTCGGCGCCCGCATCGACCTCGATAGCGTCCACCAGCGGGAGCCGAAGATGAACGCGATGGAGATCCTCTTAGCCGAGAGCCAAGAGCGGATGTGCTACGAGGTCGCGCCCGAGGACGTGGCGCGCGTCGAGGCGCTCGCCGACCGCTTCGACCTCGGCTGCTCCGTCATCGGCGACGTGACCGACGGGAACTACGTCTGCGAGTTCGCGGGCGACGGCGACGCCGAAAGCGAAGTCGTCGTCGACGTCGACGCCGAGTACCTCGCCGACGGCGCCCCGATGAACGACCTCCCGAGCGAGACTCCCACGCAGGCAGAGCGAGACCTGCCGGAGCCCGAACCGCCCCTCGACGAGGCCGTCGAGGCGGTCGTCGCCGCGCCCTCGACCGCGAGCAAGCGCTGGGTGTACCGGCAGTACGACCACGAGGTCGGCGTCCGGACGGCGATGAAACCCGGCGACGACGCCGCGATCATGGCGATCCGCGAGACCGCGGACTCCGACGCCGCCGGGCTCGACGCCGACGCACAGGGCGTCGGCCTCGCGCTGTCGTCCGGCGCGAACCCGAAATGGACCGAGAGCGCCCCCTACGAGGGCGCTCGCGCCGTCGCGCTCGAAAACGCGACCAACCTCGCCGCGAAGGGCGCGGTCCCGCTGGCCGCGGTCGACTGTCTCAACGGCGGCAACCCGGAGAAACCCGACGTGTACGGCGGGTTCAAGGGCATCGTCGACGGGCTCGCCGACGCCTGTGACGCGCTCGACACCCCCGTCGTCGGCGGCAACGTCTCGCTGTACAACGACAGCGTCGAGGGGCCGATTCCGCCGACGCCGACGCTCGCGCTGATCGGCACTCGGAAGGGGTACGACGCGCCTCGCGCCGCCCTCGACGCCGACGCCGCGGGCGACTCCGAACTGCTGGTCGTCGGCGAGGGCGGGGCCGACAGGGGCGCGCTCGGCGGCTCCGAGTACCTCGAACACGCCGGCGGGACGGACCGGTTCCCGACGCTCCCGGACGCGGAAGGCGAGCGACTCGCCGACCGCGTCGCGTCGCTCGCGGCGGTCGCCCGGCACGAGTCGACGCTCGCGACCCACGACGTGAGCGACGGCGGCCTCGCGGTCGCGCTCGCCGAACTGGTGACCGACGAGGCGGGCGCCGACGTGCGCCTCCCCGACCGCATCGCGGCCTTCGAGGAGACGCCGGGGCGGCTCGTCGTCCAGACGACCGACCCCGAGGCGGTCGCCGACTGCGCCGGCGAACTGCCGGTGTTCACGCTCGGCGAGGTGACGGCCGACGGGACGCTCTCGCTTTCGGTCGGCGACGAGACGGTCGCGATAGACGCCGACGCGATCCGCGAGCGTCGCGGCGTCATCGAGCGCGAACTCGCCTAA
- a CDS encoding RNA-guided endonuclease TnpB family protein, whose product MLETTRTYRAKIVNHQQVSDDLDDCGHSASKLWNVARYHIQEEWDDIGEIPSEADLKRELKDHERYSDLHSQSSQRVLEELAESFNGWFKKRKNSDTDANPPGYRKRGDNHPRSTVTWKQNGIKHDPKHNQLRLSKGFNLKNHRSDFILAEYETRPDVAVENIQQVRAVWNGDRWELHLVCKVEIPVDDAPGDNTAGIDLGIKNYLTIAYDNGDAELYPGNVLKQDKHYFTRDEYDTEGENGPSHRALRARQKLSRRKDHFLHSLAKHIVKQCIGHEVGRIAIGDLSEIREDENGESRNWGRSGNKKLHGWEFDRFTTLLEYKAEEHGILVDRKSERDTSKTCSCCGRKRDANRVERGLYVCESCGATMNADVNGAVNIRRKITQNPPSVDMSNGRLARPAVRLFNQTSGRFAPSEQAGCEP is encoded by the coding sequence ATGTTGGAAACCACCCGAACATATCGAGCGAAAATCGTCAATCACCAACAGGTGAGTGACGACCTCGATGACTGCGGGCACTCAGCATCGAAACTGTGGAACGTCGCACGCTACCACATCCAAGAAGAATGGGACGACATCGGCGAGATTCCGTCCGAAGCCGACCTCAAGCGCGAATTAAAAGACCACGAACGATACAGTGACCTACATTCTCAGTCAAGTCAGCGAGTTCTAGAAGAGCTTGCTGAGTCGTTCAACGGCTGGTTCAAAAAACGCAAGAACAGCGACACAGACGCGAATCCACCGGGATACCGGAAGCGAGGCGACAATCACCCACGCTCCACCGTGACGTGGAAGCAAAACGGCATCAAGCACGACCCCAAGCACAACCAACTCCGTCTGAGCAAGGGTTTCAACCTGAAAAACCACCGCTCTGACTTCATCCTCGCAGAGTACGAAACACGCCCAGACGTGGCCGTAGAGAACATCCAACAGGTTCGAGCCGTGTGGAACGGCGATCGTTGGGAACTTCACCTCGTCTGTAAAGTCGAAATTCCCGTAGATGATGCTCCCGGCGACAACACCGCTGGAATCGACCTCGGCATCAAGAATTACCTCACCATCGCTTACGACAACGGTGACGCCGAGTTGTATCCGGGGAACGTGCTCAAGCAAGACAAGCACTACTTCACCCGCGACGAGTACGATACAGAGGGCGAGAACGGCCCGTCACATCGTGCGCTTCGCGCCCGGCAGAAACTCTCGCGTCGGAAAGACCACTTCCTACACTCGCTCGCCAAGCACATTGTAAAGCAGTGTATCGGCCACGAAGTCGGTCGTATTGCCATCGGTGACTTGAGCGAGATTCGTGAAGACGAGAACGGAGAGTCACGGAACTGGGGTCGAAGCGGGAACAAGAAACTCCACGGCTGGGAGTTTGACCGCTTCACGACGCTCTTGGAGTACAAAGCAGAGGAACACGGAATCCTTGTTGACCGAAAGAGCGAGCGAGATACGAGCAAGACGTGTTCGTGTTGTGGTCGGAAGCGTGACGCGAATCGAGTGGAGCGTGGCTTGTACGTCTGTGAGTCGTGCGGTGCGACGATGAACGCAGACGTGAATGGTGCGGTGAATATTCGCAGAAAGATAACTCAGAATCCCCCATCGGTGGATATGAGTAACGGTCGTTTGGCACGGCCAGCAGTTCGCTTGTTCAACCAAACCTCGGGGCGTTTCGCACCGAGCGAACAGGCGGGTTGTGAACCATAA
- a CDS encoding PAS domain-containing sensor histidine kinase, protein MTEGPPRDDELRRYERILDSLDDAVYAVRPDGTIAYVNERYAEMKGVSRESLLGTEIYDWVSEDTAAKAREARREMASSDRDVGTIEYQFLTADGERFPVEMRFTRLTGEAGEELNRVGVIRDISGRKQREETLRRKNARLEKFASIVSHDLRNPLNVAQGQLELAREEHDSDHLDAVARAHERMAGLIDDLLTLARDGEGVEVTETVALDEFATACWEGVETGAAALRVETDRTIRADRSRLRQIFENLLRNSIEHAGEDVTVTVGDVDGGFFLADDGPGVPESDRTRVFEAGYSTTAEGTGLGLEIVEAIATAHGWDVCVTDATDGGARFEFTGVDVLD, encoded by the coding sequence ATGACGGAAGGGCCACCTCGGGACGACGAGTTGCGGCGCTACGAGCGGATCCTCGACTCGCTCGACGACGCCGTCTACGCCGTGCGTCCCGACGGCACGATCGCGTACGTCAACGAGCGCTACGCGGAGATGAAAGGCGTGAGCCGTGAGTCGCTGCTCGGGACGGAGATCTACGACTGGGTCTCCGAAGACACCGCGGCGAAGGCCAGGGAGGCCCGCCGCGAGATGGCGTCGAGCGACCGCGACGTCGGCACCATCGAGTACCAGTTCCTCACGGCCGACGGGGAGCGGTTTCCGGTCGAGATGCGGTTCACCCGGCTGACCGGCGAGGCGGGCGAGGAACTGAACCGCGTCGGCGTCATCCGCGACATCAGCGGGCGCAAACAACGCGAGGAGACGCTTCGCCGCAAGAACGCCCGGCTCGAAAAGTTCGCGAGCATCGTCTCACACGACCTCCGGAACCCGCTCAACGTCGCGCAGGGCCAACTGGAGCTCGCCCGCGAGGAACACGACTCCGACCACCTCGACGCGGTCGCCCGCGCCCACGAGCGGATGGCGGGACTCATCGACGACCTGCTGACGCTCGCCCGCGACGGCGAGGGCGTCGAAGTGACCGAGACGGTCGCGCTCGACGAGTTCGCGACGGCGTGTTGGGAGGGCGTCGAGACCGGCGCGGCCGCGCTTCGGGTCGAGACCGACCGCACGATCCGCGCGGACCGGAGCCGGCTCCGGCAGATATTCGAGAACCTCCTGCGGAACAGCATCGAGCACGCGGGCGAGGACGTGACGGTGACGGTCGGCGATGTCGACGGCGGCTTCTTCCTCGCCGACGACGGGCCGGGAGTTCCCGAGAGCGACCGCACGAGGGTGTTCGAGGCGGGGTACTCGACGACCGCCGAGGGGACCGGCCTCGGCCTCGAAATCGTCGAGGCCATCGCGACCGCCCACGGGTGGGACGTGTGCGTCACCGACGCCACGGACGGCGGCGCCCGCTTCGAGTTCACCGGCGTCGACGTGCTCGACTGA